Proteins from a genomic interval of Paraburkholderia sp. FT54:
- a CDS encoding cytosine permease produces the protein MNHSVTPGAATAQHNSLAEEFEHEPVPLPRRQSLRSVAAVWFGFPMVLTQAVFGGIITLNLGFIHAVLAILIGNFVLFLYVGALSHIAGSTGLNFGMQAKATFGTKGYAVASGFLSTVVVGWYAFQTGLTGATVHTAFGWNATAVIVFAMVLYTFITFLGIKALSVVGLIAVPFFIIMGLVAVGFAAGEHGLSSIMTYTGTARTMSFGSAVTLVIATFADAGTMTADFTRWSKNGRDGVIASFSAFPVANSIAFLFGAVVVAAGAAVNPTQNGGDFLPLLSGHGPVVSVLALIFVFVNLGSVCAHCLYNGAVGYSHLFGSRMRVMTLVLGLIGGLAAVAGVWSLFPYWLSMLGMFVPPIGAVMIMDQLFFGNAGRVDDAEPFHGKAFAAWALGSIAAVIVHMWVPEYGEALIGIVISGVTYAVLGRGRTQRAALNQSI, from the coding sequence ATGAATCACTCTGTCACGCCTGGCGCTGCAACCGCCCAACACAACAGCCTTGCCGAAGAGTTCGAACACGAACCGGTTCCACTCCCCAGACGACAATCGTTGAGGTCAGTAGCAGCCGTATGGTTTGGATTCCCGATGGTGCTGACACAGGCAGTGTTCGGCGGCATCATCACGCTCAACCTGGGTTTCATCCATGCCGTGCTCGCCATCCTGATTGGCAACTTCGTGCTGTTTCTCTACGTGGGCGCCCTCAGTCATATCGCGGGTTCCACCGGGCTCAACTTCGGCATGCAGGCCAAGGCGACCTTCGGCACCAAAGGCTATGCCGTCGCAAGCGGCTTTCTCTCAACTGTCGTGGTCGGATGGTACGCGTTCCAGACCGGGCTGACCGGTGCAACCGTGCATACCGCGTTCGGCTGGAACGCGACAGCCGTCATCGTTTTCGCGATGGTGCTCTATACCTTCATCACGTTCCTTGGCATCAAAGCGCTCTCCGTGGTCGGCCTGATCGCGGTGCCCTTCTTTATTATCATGGGTCTGGTGGCCGTGGGATTCGCCGCGGGAGAGCATGGCCTTTCCAGCATCATGACGTACACCGGCACCGCAAGGACAATGAGCTTCGGTAGCGCAGTCACGCTTGTCATTGCAACCTTCGCGGACGCCGGCACCATGACGGCGGACTTCACGCGTTGGTCGAAAAATGGACGGGACGGTGTAATCGCTTCGTTCTCTGCCTTCCCCGTGGCCAACTCCATTGCATTTCTGTTCGGCGCAGTCGTCGTGGCGGCTGGCGCCGCGGTCAACCCGACGCAAAACGGCGGTGACTTCCTGCCGCTCCTGAGCGGCCACGGGCCGGTGGTGTCGGTATTGGCGCTGATATTCGTGTTTGTCAACCTGGGTTCGGTCTGCGCGCACTGCCTCTATAACGGCGCAGTGGGCTACAGCCACCTGTTCGGCAGCCGCATGCGCGTGATGACGCTGGTGCTGGGCCTGATCGGCGGCCTGGCCGCGGTTGCGGGCGTCTGGAGTCTGTTCCCGTACTGGCTCAGCATGCTCGGCATGTTCGTGCCGCCGATTGGCGCCGTGATGATCATGGACCAGTTGTTCTTCGGCAACGCGGGCCGGGTCGACGACGCGGAACCGTTCCATGGCAAGGCATTCGCAGCATGGGCGCTGGGTTCGATCGCGGCGGTCATCGTGCACATGTGGGTACCGGAATACGGCGAAGCGCTGATCGGGATAGTGATAAGCGGCGTGACATACGCGGTGCTCGGGCGCGGTCGCACTCAGCGCGCTGCGCTCAATCAATCGATCTGA
- a CDS encoding amidase family protein, with protein sequence MLTNDELSNLDAVRIAHAVRTRELSAIDVVKAALARMDALEPSVHAFCTATPELALEQAKAVERIVMAGGDPGPLAGVPFGIKDLISAAGIRMTGGAPAYENFIADEDDVAVERMKQAGAIVIGKTNVPEFGYSGVGHNPIFETTRNPWNLAMTPGGSSAGSAAAVVSGMCPIALGSDGGGSVRIPAAHSGIFGMKASMGRVPLYPGCRDELYPGFSGWESLEHIGPLTRTVADAALMLSVISGPDERDRLSLPAADFDWKEAPHGGIRGLRVAYSPDWGYAPVDPEVREVVGRAVKVFEQELGCTVEIAHPGFTDPFAAFWALVAQETDLVGMRKIVEQHGDRMSRHLVEMIMHPWTAEDFTNANLKRKEVTNTMWRFMRDYDLILTPTLAVPPFPVHIQGPEKIEGRMVSTTQWLAFTFPLNMTGQPAASVPAGFTSDGLPVGMQIIGRHLADATVLRAAAAFEAAQPWRHVQPPVVANLIAHPAAGT encoded by the coding sequence ATTTTGACAAACGACGAACTGTCGAACCTGGATGCCGTCCGGATCGCGCATGCGGTCCGGACCCGAGAGCTGTCCGCGATTGACGTGGTCAAGGCCGCTCTAGCGCGTATGGACGCGCTAGAACCGTCCGTGCATGCATTTTGTACCGCAACGCCAGAACTGGCGCTCGAGCAGGCCAAGGCAGTCGAGCGCATCGTGATGGCTGGGGGCGATCCGGGTCCGCTCGCCGGCGTGCCGTTCGGGATCAAGGACCTCATCTCCGCCGCGGGCATTCGCATGACAGGCGGCGCGCCCGCCTATGAGAACTTTATCGCGGACGAAGACGACGTTGCCGTCGAACGCATGAAGCAGGCCGGCGCGATCGTCATCGGCAAAACCAACGTACCCGAGTTCGGCTATAGCGGCGTCGGCCATAACCCGATTTTCGAAACTACCAGGAATCCCTGGAATCTGGCGATGACCCCCGGAGGATCGAGCGCCGGTTCGGCCGCGGCGGTGGTATCGGGCATGTGTCCGATCGCGCTCGGCAGTGACGGCGGCGGTTCGGTGCGCATTCCGGCCGCTCATAGCGGCATCTTCGGCATGAAGGCGTCAATGGGACGCGTGCCGCTCTATCCGGGCTGCCGCGACGAACTGTATCCGGGATTCTCGGGCTGGGAATCGCTCGAACACATTGGTCCGCTCACGCGCACCGTCGCAGACGCAGCGCTGATGCTGTCCGTCATCTCAGGCCCCGACGAGCGTGACCGGTTGTCCCTTCCCGCCGCCGACTTCGACTGGAAAGAAGCGCCGCATGGCGGCATCCGGGGTTTGCGCGTGGCCTACAGCCCGGATTGGGGCTATGCACCAGTCGACCCGGAAGTGCGCGAGGTGGTTGGCCGGGCTGTCAAGGTCTTCGAACAGGAACTGGGCTGCACGGTCGAGATAGCGCATCCGGGTTTCACCGATCCCTTCGCGGCTTTCTGGGCGCTGGTCGCGCAGGAGACCGACCTCGTCGGCATGCGCAAAATCGTCGAGCAGCACGGCGACCGCATGTCCCGGCATCTGGTGGAAATGATCATGCATCCATGGACCGCCGAGGACTTCACCAACGCCAACCTGAAGCGCAAGGAAGTGACCAACACGATGTGGCGCTTTATGCGCGACTACGACCTGATCCTGACGCCGACGCTCGCTGTGCCGCCCTTCCCCGTGCATATTCAAGGTCCGGAAAAAATCGAAGGCCGGATGGTCTCAACGACCCAGTGGCTCGCCTTCACGTTCCCGCTAAACATGACCGGTCAACCAGCCGCATCCGTACCCGCCGGTTTTACGAGCGACGGCTTGCCGGTTGGCATGCAGATCATCGGTCGCCATCTCGCCGACGCCACCGTGCTGCGTGCCGCCGCCGCATTCGAAGCCGCGCAGCCGTGGCGCCATGTCCAGCCTCCCGTCGTCGCCAACCTGATTGCACATCCGGCCGCAGGAACCTGA
- a CDS encoding alpha/beta fold hydrolase codes for MTKEPDTFEIAEMGNVVLQSGATLRGARLAYKTHGTLNAARDNAIVYPTWYGGQHADNEWLIGPGLALDPARYFIIVPDMLGNGLSSSPSNTPPPYNQARFPHVTAYDNVKLQHRLVTETFGIETLELVTGWSMGALQAYHWGSMYPDMVKRMLPSCGSARCSPHNFVFLEGVKAALTADAEWKEGFYDKPPARGLRAMGRVYAGWGFSQAFYREKLAITALGYASLEDFLVTFWEGGFLESDANDLLAMLWTWQHGDISANPLYNGDFDLALSSITAKTIVMPGQTDLYFPPEDSQYEVSKMPNAEYRPIPSIWGHQAGGAGLNPVDAKFVNAALVDLLER; via the coding sequence ATGACGAAAGAACCAGATACGTTCGAAATTGCCGAAATGGGCAATGTTGTGCTGCAATCCGGCGCGACACTACGTGGCGCCAGGCTTGCCTACAAGACGCATGGCACCCTGAACGCCGCGCGCGACAATGCGATCGTCTATCCGACCTGGTACGGCGGCCAGCATGCCGACAACGAATGGCTGATCGGCCCCGGCCTGGCGCTCGACCCCGCACGCTACTTCATCATCGTTCCGGACATGCTCGGCAACGGCTTGTCCAGCTCCCCAAGCAATACCCCGCCGCCCTACAACCAGGCCCGCTTTCCGCATGTGACAGCGTATGACAACGTCAAGCTGCAGCACCGGCTCGTCACCGAAACTTTCGGCATCGAGACGCTTGAACTCGTCACCGGCTGGTCGATGGGTGCATTGCAGGCATACCACTGGGGCTCGATGTATCCAGACATGGTGAAGCGCATGCTGCCCTCGTGCGGCTCGGCGCGGTGTTCGCCGCACAACTTCGTTTTCCTCGAGGGCGTCAAGGCGGCGCTCACCGCGGATGCAGAATGGAAAGAAGGCTTTTACGACAAGCCGCCTGCGCGTGGCCTGCGCGCGATGGGCCGCGTCTATGCGGGCTGGGGCTTTTCGCAGGCGTTTTATCGCGAGAAGCTGGCGATCACGGCGCTTGGATATGCGTCGCTGGAGGACTTCCTCGTGACGTTCTGGGAAGGTGGCTTTCTGGAAAGCGATGCCAACGACCTGCTCGCCATGCTGTGGACCTGGCAACACGGCGACATCAGCGCCAACCCGCTTTACAACGGCGATTTCGACCTCGCGCTTTCGAGCATCACGGCAAAAACCATCGTCATGCCAGGACAAACCGACTTGTACTTTCCGCCCGAAGATAGCCAGTACGAGGTATCGAAGATGCCCAATGCCGAATACCGACCCATTCCGTCGATCTGGGGCCATCAGGCAGGCGGCGCAGGTCTCAATCCTGTCGACGCCAAATTCGTCAACGCGGCGCTGGTCGACCTGCTGGAACGTTAG
- a CDS encoding RES family NAD+ phosphorylase: protein MMVLWRISNYADLKGVGGLRAPGRWHFAGQPVVYLAEHPAGALLETLVHQEISSTADLPDTYQLLKVEVSDGVTIAEIGEDAYPPDWRDDQAWTQAAGTEWLTQATSALLRVPSAVMPFAFNYILNPAHEDAARIEISMAIEVRQDPRILRLLTRP from the coding sequence CTGATGGTCCTGTGGAGAATCAGTAACTATGCCGATCTGAAAGGAGTCGGCGGCCTTCGTGCACCCGGGCGGTGGCATTTTGCGGGACAACCTGTGGTCTATCTCGCGGAGCATCCTGCGGGCGCCCTCCTTGAAACGCTGGTACATCAGGAAATAAGCAGCACCGCAGATCTGCCGGATACCTATCAGCTGCTGAAGGTCGAAGTGAGCGATGGTGTCACGATCGCAGAAATTGGAGAGGATGCGTATCCGCCCGATTGGCGTGACGACCAGGCCTGGACGCAGGCAGCCGGGACCGAGTGGCTCACGCAGGCCACCTCTGCACTTCTGCGGGTACCAAGCGCGGTGATGCCATTCGCCTTCAACTACATCCTGAATCCCGCCCATGAAGACGCTGCGCGCATTGAAATCAGCATGGCCATTGAAGTGCGCCAGGATCCACGCATTCTCCGGCTCTTGACGCGGCCATAG
- a CDS encoding antitoxin Xre/MbcA/ParS toxin-binding domain-containing protein, which produces MTTIAFVPTGAQNPRRAELAMLEQLLDARIRNETDLAELASKRVAVEVIDRLTAQGLKADELAFIIPRRTLTHRRQQHERLSTEESDRAIRLARILSRTVATFGNAAKAMHWLRNPQKRFAGRSALEMASTEHGARLVEDALIQIDEGYFA; this is translated from the coding sequence ATGACCACCATCGCCTTTGTGCCAACAGGAGCCCAAAATCCCCGTCGGGCGGAGCTGGCAATGCTTGAGCAACTGCTTGACGCACGCATTCGTAACGAGACCGATCTCGCCGAGCTGGCCAGCAAACGCGTGGCCGTCGAGGTGATCGATCGCCTGACGGCGCAGGGACTGAAGGCGGACGAACTCGCATTCATCATCCCGCGCCGGACCCTCACTCATCGGCGTCAACAGCATGAACGTCTTTCGACTGAGGAATCCGATCGGGCGATTCGGCTGGCACGCATCCTGTCGCGGACTGTAGCGACCTTCGGAAATGCTGCGAAAGCGATGCACTGGTTACGGAACCCGCAAAAGCGGTTCGCCGGCCGCAGTGCACTTGAGATGGCCAGCACCGAACACGGGGCGCGTCTGGTGGAGGACGCACTGATCCAGATCGACGAAGGATACTTTGCCTGA
- a CDS encoding CheR family methyltransferase, whose product MPRAAIGLGRVDRVLAPREIAREMTRIRQNPRLTTAPGLKEEPAHASEASLRPIFRLLQSACNIDFTRYKHDTIQRRLSRRMALRQLVSLPDYISVLESEPAETLALGRDLLIHVTEFFRDPETFEALTQSVFPRFMGEGDTSSTLRIWVPGCATGEEVYSIAICLLEYLGHRAKATTLQIFGTDISPEALEKARAGRHIQLSRLRDRVREAI is encoded by the coding sequence ATGCCACGCGCCGCGATTGGCCTGGGCCGCGTCGACCGAGTACTGGCGCCCCGTGAAATCGCAAGAGAAATGACGCGAATCAGGCAAAACCCTCGGTTGACGACGGCGCCGGGTCTGAAGGAAGAGCCGGCCCATGCGTCAGAAGCGAGTCTGCGTCCGATCTTTCGCCTGCTCCAGAGCGCATGCAACATTGACTTCACCCGTTACAAGCACGACACCATCCAACGCCGATTGTCCCGGCGGATGGCGTTGCGCCAGCTTGTTTCATTGCCCGATTATATTTCGGTGCTCGAATCAGAGCCTGCGGAAACGCTGGCGTTGGGCCGGGACCTGCTCATCCACGTCACCGAATTCTTTCGTGACCCGGAAACCTTCGAAGCGCTGACCCAGAGTGTTTTCCCGCGTTTCATGGGCGAGGGTGACACGAGTTCCACCCTCCGGATCTGGGTACCGGGGTGCGCGACCGGGGAAGAGGTGTATTCGATTGCCATCTGTCTGCTTGAATACCTGGGTCACCGCGCGAAGGCCACGACCCTTCAGATTTTCGGCACCGACATCAGTCCGGAGGCGCTGGAAAAGGCCCGTGCCGGCCGGCACATCCAGCTTTCCAGACTGCGCGACAGGGTACGCGAGGCAATCTAG
- a CDS encoding manganese catalase family protein, with the protein MFIHNKRLQYTVRVAAPNPGLANLLLEQFGGPQGELGAACRYFTQAIGEDDPGRKDLLFDIATEEMSHLEIVGSIVAMLNKSAKGQLAEAVEAEAELYRSMTGGGNDSHTTALLYGGGPALTNSAGVPWCASYVDTIGDPTADLRSNIAAEARAKIVYERLINVTDDPGIKETLGFLMTREIAHQKSFEKALHSIQPNFPQGKLPGVPEFTSVYYNMSKGDDAPRGPWNEGPEWEFVDSPEPAVDGGDGMATVNVSQKDVRVLQAMASRTASDASSDPTTGADLGVGQAS; encoded by the coding sequence ATGTTTATCCATAACAAACGTCTGCAATACACGGTTCGCGTCGCGGCGCCCAACCCTGGTCTTGCCAACCTTCTTCTCGAACAGTTCGGCGGGCCTCAGGGCGAACTCGGCGCAGCGTGTCGCTACTTCACGCAGGCGATTGGCGAAGACGATCCGGGTCGCAAGGATCTGCTTTTCGACATTGCGACAGAGGAAATGAGTCACCTGGAAATTGTCGGATCGATCGTTGCGATGCTCAACAAGAGCGCAAAAGGTCAACTTGCCGAAGCGGTCGAAGCGGAGGCCGAACTGTACCGTTCAATGACTGGCGGTGGAAACGACTCCCACACGACCGCGCTGCTCTATGGCGGCGGACCGGCATTGACGAATTCGGCCGGAGTGCCGTGGTGTGCCTCGTACGTGGACACGATCGGCGATCCAACCGCCGATCTCCGGTCGAACATAGCGGCAGAGGCGCGCGCCAAGATCGTTTACGAACGACTGATCAACGTCACCGATGATCCAGGCATCAAGGAAACGCTTGGGTTTCTCATGACGCGGGAGATTGCCCATCAGAAATCGTTCGAGAAAGCGTTGCATTCTATCCAGCCGAACTTTCCGCAGGGCAAACTGCCGGGCGTGCCCGAATTCACGAGCGTGTATTACAACATGTCGAAAGGCGACGACGCGCCGCGCGGGCCCTGGAACGAAGGACCGGAGTGGGAATTTGTCGACTCGCCCGAGCCCGCGGTTGATGGCGGCGACGGCATGGCCACGGTCAACGTATCCCAGAAGGATGTGAGGGTGCTTCAGGCAATGGCGTCACGCACGGCTTCCGACGCATCATCCGATCCGACCACGGGTGCCGACCTCGGTGTGGGACAGGCGAGCTAG